One window of Oreochromis niloticus isolate F11D_XX linkage group LG23, O_niloticus_UMD_NMBU, whole genome shotgun sequence genomic DNA carries:
- the LOC100708682 gene encoding L-selectin: MNSCFGLIQTHGYKSSWINFTFICLMLCTWTSVESWSYFYSNNAMTWENARSWCQEHYTDMVAIQNQEEIEHLNNWLPKKNGYYWIGIRKINNVWTWVGTNKPLTKEATNWAEGEPNNSKSDRNAQISEDCVEMYIKRDKEPSKWNDERCTKSKTALCYTVCSGR; this comes from the exons ATG AATTCCTGCTTTGGACTAATTCAGACCCATGGATATAAGAGCTCATGGATCAACTTCACCTTTATTTGCTTAA TGCTGTGCACGTGGACTAGTGTAGAGTCCTGGTCTTATTTCTATTCAAACAACGCAATGACATGGGAAAATGCAcgaagctggtgccaggagcaCTACACAGACATGGTGGCCATCCAGAACCAGGAAGAGATCGAGCATCTTAACAACTGGCTGCCCAAGAAAAATGGCTACTACTGGATCGGAATCCGTAAGATCAATAATGTCTGGACCTGGGTAGGAACCAACAAGCCTCTGACAAAAGAAGCAACCAACTGGGCAGAAGGAGAACCGAACAACAGCAAGAGTGACAGAAATGCACAAATCAGTGAGGACTGTGTGGAGATGTACATTAAAAGAGATAAAGAACCAAGCAAGTGGAATGATGAGAGATGTACAAAATCAAAGACTGCTCTGTGCTACACAG TGTGCAGCGGACGCTaa